One genomic region from Cucumis melo cultivar AY chromosome 9, USDA_Cmelo_AY_1.0, whole genome shotgun sequence encodes:
- the LOC127150871 gene encoding KH domain-containing protein At2g38610-like: MTTNVTFIFSFSQPRLSGNPGMTMDWQGAPASPSSFTVKRILRLEIPVDTYPNFNFVGRLLGSRGNSLKRVEATTGCRVYIRGKGSIKDPEKEEKLRGRLGYEHLNEPLHVLIEADLPANIIDIRLRQTQEIIEELLKPVVLFTFQPNSIKFNFVYDGMGPIDDIYLDMQMGILSQMQTIIEVISG, translated from the exons atgaCCACTAATGTTACtttcattttttccttttcacaGCCAAGGTTAAGTGGAAATCCTGGAATGACAATGGACTGGCAAGGTGCTCCTGCAAGCCCTAGTTCATTTACTGTAAAGAGGATTTTGCGTTTGGAAATTCCAGTGGACACATATCCGAAT TTCAATTTTGTTGGACGGCTTCTTGGATCGAGAGGCAATTCTCTGAAGCGGGTAGAAGCTACTACAGGATGTCGTGTGTATATCAGAGGAAAGGGGTCAATTAAAGATCCAGAGAAG GAAGAGAAACTCCGAGGAAGACTTGGTTATGAACATCTGAACGAACCACTACATGTCCTAATTGAGGCTGATTTACCAGCCAATATCATTGATATCAGGCTGAGACAGACACAAGAAATTATAGAAGAACTACTTAAACCCGTGGTACTGTTTACTTTCCAACCTAATTCTATcaagtttaattttgtttatgatGGGATGGGCCCAATAGATGACATTTACCTTGACATGCAAATgggtattctctctcaaatGCAAACT ataattgaagttaTATctggttga